The genomic region ACGACGACGCAGCCGACGGTGGCGAGCGGCGATATCCGCCACAGCGTCTTGATATCGAAGCGGATGGCCTCCGGTGCGCCCGGGCTCGAGCGGTCGGCAAAGGAGATCGGCACCAGCGACAGGCTGAGCGCCATCGAGATGATGGCAAACAGCTGGAACCCGTCGATGCCGACGGATGGTATAAGATATTGCGCCAACGTCACCGAGCCCAGGTCGACGAAACGATAGACCGACAGCGTGCGCGCCCGGTTGGAGTTGGTCACGCGGGCGTTCAGCCAGCTTTCGACAACGGCAAAAAGCCCTGCAAAACACAGGCCCTGCACGAGCCGCATGCTGAACCAGAACCATGGCACGATCAGCAGCACCATGGCGATCGACGCCGCCGATGCGATGGCGGCCAGCGCCGAGAAGGCGCGGATATGGCCGATAGAGCGGATGATGCGGGTGACATAGACGCAGCCGATGGCAAAGCCGATATTGTAGCCGGTGCCGACGAGCCCGATGGTCGAAGCCGAAAAGCCTTCGTGCAGTGCGCGCAGCGAAATGAACGTCGCCTGCAGACCGTTGCCACCGATCAGGATACCGGCCGTGACGAGCAAAGGAATAAGGGGTCGGATCTGGCTCATCGGGGAGGCCTGCAAACGAATCGAACCACGACCGCGACCGGCCCGGCAACATGGCTGTCTTTCTAGGCGGGGTTTGGCTATAAAGACAACCTCAAACGCGACGAGGCGTGGCAAGTCTTGACAAATGAGGCAGGCCATGCGCTTTTCCGCCCGATTTTCTCGACGGGGAGATCGCGGCATTTCGACCGCCTCTGCCACCGTCCGCCAAGCCCAGGAATAATAAAATGCATCGCTATCGCAGCCATACATGCGCCGCTCTCAGCAAGTCCGACGTCGGGTCGACCGTGCGCATCTCCGGCTGGGTCCATCGCGTCCGCGACCACGGCGGCCTGCTGTTCGTCGACCTCCGCGACCACTACGGCATGACGCAGATCGTCGTCGATCCGGACTCACCGGCCTTCAAACAGGCTGAACTGGTCCGCGGCGAATGGGTCATCCGCGTCGATGGCCTCGTCAAGGCACGCACCGAGGACACCGTCAACAAGACGATGCCGACAGGCGAGATCGAGCTCTACGCACAGGAGATAGAGATCCTGTCCGTCGCCAAAGAGTTGCCGCTGCCGGTTTTCGGCGAACCGGACTATCCGGAAGACGTGCGCCTGAAATACCGCTTCCTCGACCTTCGCCGCGAAACGCTGCACAAGAACATCGTCAAGCGCAGCCAGATCATCTCCGACATCCGCAACCGCATGACGTCGGCCGGCTTCGGCGAATACACGACGCCAATCCTGACGGCCTCGTCGCCGGAAGGCGCGCGCGACTTTCTGGTTCCGTCACGCATCCATCCCGGCACGTTCTTCGCGCTGCCGCAGGCGCCGCAGCAGTACAAGCAGCTGTTGATGGTGGCCGGCTTCGACCGCTACTTCCAGATCGCGCCCTGCTTCCGCGACGAAGACCCGCGCGCCGACCGCCTGCCGGGCGAATTCTACCAGCTCGACATGGAAATGAGCTTCGTCACCCAGGAAGATGTCTGGGACACGATGGCGCCGATCATGACCTCGGTCTTCGAGCAGTTTGCTGAAGGCAAGCCCGTCACCAAGGATTGGCCGCGTATTCCTTATGACGTGTCGATCCGCAAATACGGCTCCGACAAGCCCGACCTGCGCAACCCGATCGAAATGCAGGCCGTCACCGAGCATTTTGCTGGCTCCGGATTCAAGGTGTTCGCCGGCATGATCGCGTCGAACCCGAAGGTCGAAGTCTGGGCTATCCCTGCCAAGACCGGCGGTAGCCGCGCGTTTTGCGACCGCATGAACGTCTGGGCCCAGTCACTCGGCCAGCCGGGCCTAGGCTACATCTTCTGGAAGGAAGAAGACGGCAAGATCGTCGGCGCTGGTCCGCTCGCCAAGAACATCGGCGAAGAGCGCACCGAAGCACTGCGCGTGCAGCTCGGCCTCGAAGCCGGCGACGCCAGCTTCTTCGTCGCCGGCGAACCGGCCAAATTCTACAAGTTTGCGGGCGAGGCGCGCACCAAGGCTGGCGAAGACCTGAACCTCGTCGACCGCGACCGCTTCGAGCTGTGCTGGATCATCGACTTCCCGTTCTACGAATGGAGCGAGGAAGAAAAAAAGGTCGACTTCGCGCACAACCCGTTCTCGATGCCGCAGGGTGGCCTCGAGGCACTGCAGACGCAGGATCCGCTGTCGCTGAAGGCCTACCAGTACGACGCCGTCTGCAATGGCTTCGAAATCGCCTCGGGCTCGATCCGTAACCAGTCGCCGGAAGCCATGGTCAAGGCCTTCGAACTGGTCGGACTCAGCCAGACCGATGTCGAGGAGCGTTTCGGCGGCATGTACCGTGCATTCCAGTACGGCGCCCCTCCGCACGGCGGCTGCGCCTTCGGTATCGATCGCGTCGTGATGCTGCTGCTCGGTGCGAAGAACCTGCGCGAGATCACGTTGTTCCCGATGAACCAGCAGGCCCAGGATCTGCTGATGAACGCCCCGTCTCCGGCAGCGCCGAAGCAGCTCATGGAGCTGTCGCTGCGCGTTATTCCGCCGATCAAGAAGGACTGATCTCGGTCTCCAGACCGTTGTAAATTGGAACCCGGTGGCGAAAGCTGCCGGGTTTTTTCCTACAAAAAACCCGGCGATACGATCGCCGGGTTGTGTTCATACATTCGAACTGAGGATCAATCGTTGGCTGATACCTTCAGCCCGATGACCTTTGGAATGGTGTTCGGCGCACCCATGGCGGCGCCGACGATCATCGGGAAGGGGACCGGCTTTTCCGGCGAAGCATTCAGCGTGAAGCTCTGCGGATTGTCGAGGTAGCTGTTGATTGCGGCAGAGACCGAGTTCTGCAGTTCCGGGATGTTCAATTGCGCCAGCATGATCGGTGCCAGGCCCTTCAGCGTGTTGGCCATCTGCGCGCCCGTGACGTTCTGCGTCGAACCGGCATAATCCAGCAGCCGCTTGGTGATGGAGGCGTCCTTGAAGTGGATCTCGGCGCTGTCGAGTGTCAGTTGCTGCATCAGCCCCATCATGGCAAGGCCGGTGGCCTGCTGGGCTGCCTGCTTGTCGGGGTTTGCCTGCGCAGCTTTTGCAGCCTCCTGCAGCGACTTCATGAACTCCATCGTATAGCCGGAGATCGCCAGCGACAGGTCGAGGCGGCCGATATTGTCGAGGTCGAGGCCGAGGTCTTCGACTGTGACGGTGCCGGGCTTGATCTCCCATCCGCCCTTCATCGTCAGTGCGCCGGAAACGTGCTGCAGGGCAAGCTTGTTGATGGTGTCCTGCGATGCCGGATCCTTGACATCGGACAGGTCCGCCTTGATCGCGTTGACGTTGCCGCTAAATTCAAAGCCTGAATCGTCATGGGTCGGCGTCAGCGCGAAATCCATGTCTTTCACCGACAAGACTTCCTTGCCTTCCTTGGTGACCGTCAGAGGGCCCGTGTGGGCTTTGGAATAGAGCAGCATTCCGTCGATGCCTTCGGCATTGGCGTCGGCCGGTACCGTTACTCCACCCAGGAACATGTCGCTTGCGGTATAGGTCACGCCTTCGTTGGTCACCGAAATATCCGGAAACGTCACCTTGTCGATGGCATAGCCGCCGTCGCTTTCTTCCGTGACGTCGCTCATCGTTACCTTGCCGAGGAGAACGCCCTGGCCGCCGGACAGCGGCTTGAACGAAGCGCCCTTGAGCATCACCGTCGTGTCGTCGACATCGACGCTATCAGTTTCGAGAACGACACCCTGCCGAGCATAGGCAGCATTCATTTTTTTCAGGAGATCGTTGCCATCCAGCGCGAAGGCCGAGCTTGCGAGTGAAAGAATGGCGGCGCTGGACAGCATCAGCCGGGTTGTCCGGTAAAAAGTCATGTCGGGCTTTTCCTCATTGGCCAAGTGACAAATCGATATGTAGTGTAGACGTGTGGAGCCGGGTTTGTATCGCCCGTGTCTAAAATTCTGGTGAATTGCAATAGGGAAATGCGCTCCAAGTCTCTTCACTGTTGCATTGCGGTCAATCTAGGGCGCTGTGCGGGTTAATCCACAGGCTGATACCCCTGTATTCCTTGCCGGACATCATCTTCTCCGCTAGGCAAAGCCTATGGGACAAGAGATTTTGCCGCCTTCTGGCGGGGGCGATGACGGTATTCTGCCGATTGATCTGAAGGCGGCGCTCGAGGAGCGATATCTTGCCTATGCGCTATCGACGATCATGCACCGGGCGCTGCCTGACGTACGCGATGGCCTGAAGCCCGTCCATCGCCGCATCATCCACGCGATGAGCGAAATGGGCATCCGCGCCAACTCGTCGTTCAAGAAAAGCGCCCGCATCGTCGGCGATGTCATCGGTAAGTTCCACCCGCATGGCGACCAGTCGGTCTACGACGCGCTCGTCCGTCTGGCCCAGGATTTTTCGCAACGCTATCCCATCGTCGATGGCCAGGGCAACTTCGGCAATATCGATGGAGATAGCGCGGCTGCCTATCGATACACCGAAGCCCGCATGACCGATGTGGCGACGCTGTTGCTCGAGGGTATCGACCAGGACGCAGTCGACTTCCGTCCGACCTACAACGAGGAAGACAGCGAGCCGGTCGTCATGCCGGGCGCCTTCCCGAACTTGCTCGCCAACGGCACGTCCGGCATCGCCGTCGGCATGGCGACATCCATTCCGCCGCATAACGCTCACGAGCTCTGCGCCGCCGCGTTGCATCTGATCAAGCATCCGGATGCCACGGTCGAAGACCTGATGGCCGATCCGAACAATCGCGAGAAGGGTGGCATCGAGGGCCCCGACCTGCCGACCGGCGGTATCATCATCGACAGCCGCGAAAGCATTGTTGAGGCCTACAAGACGGGGCGCGGCGGTTTTCGCGTTCGCGCCAAATGGGCGGTCGAGGATCTCGGCCGTGGCGGCTACCAGATCGTCGTCACCGAAATCCCGTTCCAGGTGCAGAAGTCGCGGCTGATCGAAAAGCTCGCCGAGCTGCTCAACGCCCGCCGCCTGCCGCTGCTGGAAGACGTGCGCGATGAATCCGCCGAGGATGTCCGGCTCATCCTGGTGCCGAAGAGCCGCACGGTCGACCCGACGATCCTGATGGAATCGATCTTCAAGCTGTCGGAGCTCGAAAACCGTATTCCGCTCAACATGAATGTGCTCTCCATGGGCCGCATTCCGCGCGTCATGGCGCTGAACGAAGTACTGCTGGAGTGGCTGGCACATCGCAAGGACGTGCTGATCCGTCGCTCGAAGTTCCGGCTCGCAGCGATTGATCGCCGGCTCGAAATCCTGGGCGGTCTGCTGATTGCCTATCTCAACCTCGACGAGGTGATCCGGATCATCCGCGAGGAGGACGAGCCGAAGCCGGCCTTGATCGCCCGGTTTGGCGTCACCGACATCCAGGCTGAAGCCATCCTCAACATGCGTCTGCGCAACTTGCGCAAGCTCGAGGAATTCGAAATCCGCACCGAATTCGATGCCCTGTCGAAGGAGAAGGCAGAGATCGAGGCGTTGCTTGCCTCCGATGAAAAACTCTGGGCGACGATTGCCTGGGAGATCGGCGAAGTCCGCAAGAAATACGCCAAGGCGACAAAACTCGGCGCCCGCCGCACCGTCTTTGCCGACGCGCCCGATACCGATCTCGAAGCTATCCAGCAGGCGATGATCGAGAAGGAGCCGGTCACCATCGTCATCTCGGAAAAGGGCTGGATAAGGGCGCTGAAGGGTCATATCTCGGACACCTCATCGCTGACCTTCAAGGAAGGCGATGCGCTGCGCCTGGCGTTCCCGGCCCAGACAACCGACAAGCTGCTGATCGTCACCACCGGCGGCAAGGCCTACACGCTCGGCGCCGACAAGCTGCCCGGCGGGCGCGGCCATGGCGAACCGCTGCGTCTCATCGTCGAGATGGAAAACGACCAGGACGTACTGACCGCCTTCATTCATGATCCACATCGCAAGCTGTTGATCGTCTCGACCGAGGGCAACGGCTTTATCGTTCCTGAAGCGGAGATGGCTGCCAACACCCGCAAGGGCAAGCAGATCATGAATGTATCGATGCCGGCAGAGGCCAAGCTGCTCGTGCCGGTCAAGGGTAATCATCTGGCAGTGGTCGGCGAAAACCGCAAGATGGTGGTCTTCCCGCTTGCGCAGATCCCCGAAATGTCGCGCGGCAAGGGCGTACGCCTTCAGCGCTACAAGGATGGCGGAATTTCTGATGTCCGTTGCTTCAGCCTTGCCGACGGGTTGACCTGGGCTGACAGCGCAGGCCGCAGCTTTACGAGATCGAAGGATGACCTGATCGAGTGGCTAGGCGACCGCGGTGCCGCAGGCCGAGCCGTGCCGAAGGGCTTCCCTCGCAGCGGTAAATTCTCGGGCTAGCGAGCGAGGCCACCTGCGTGGGCTACTCCGGCAGGGGCACGCTCATATCACGCAGAAAGCGCGTCGCGCCGTCTTCGTCTATTTCGCCGGCGGCGATGCCGAGGACGAACGTGTAAAGATTGACGTCGGTCGTCTCGATTTCGAACCCGTTTTCCATCAAGAACACGGCAGCTGCGACGATGCCGATGCGCTTGTTGCCGTCAATGAACGCATGATTCTTGACGAGCCCGAAAATATAGGCCGCGGCAAGTTCGAAAATATCGTCGCAGCCATAACTTTCTTTGTTAATGGGGCGAGCAAGTGCGGATTCCAGCATTCCTTCATCGCGCAGCCCGGATGCACCGCCAAACCTCTCGATCTGCATTCGGTGCAGTTCTTCGACGAGGGAGCGGCCGAGAAAGATGATCTCCATCACTCGGCCAGCTTTTTGAGAGCCACCTTGTACTTTTCCATGAAGCGCTGGGCGTGATCCATCTGCCGGGAAATATCCTCGGCAATGGGTCGCATTTGCAGATTGCCATTGTCTGTACTCAGAGCCAGCTGATCGCCAGCCTTAAGGCCTAGGCGATCGAGAACCTCCTTCGGCAGGATCACACCTTCAGAATTGCCGATCTTGCGAATGATGACGTTCATAGCTCTCGCTCCGATGTTGTAACTGTGTTATAACACGAGCAACGACGGGCTGCAAGTCCGTGTCGTTATCCAGCCAGCGCTGCTTGACGACCCTTCGTTCGGGCCTGCCAGAGCGAGTGGCTCGCCAGCGCGACCATCATGACGGAGCCGCCGATCAATGTCATCGGGCGCGGTGTCTCCTCAAAGATCATCCAGATCCAGACAGGTGCCAGGATGGTTTCGAGCAGGTAGAACATCGCCACCTCCGGGCCGGACAGGTATCGAGGGCCTGTGGCAAGGCACCAGAAGGCGAGCGGCATCATCAGGCCGCCGTCGAGGAGGATCCAGAAGGGGTGATCGACGACCAGCCCTGAGGGCAGGGCATAGGATAGCCCGATCGCCGCCGGGATGACCGTCGCCAGCAGCGGCATGAAGCCCATTCCCCGCTTCGAGCCCCGGCCGATGGTGATGGCACAGGCGGTGGTCAGCGCCGAAATGGCCGATAGCAGGTCGCCGAGCCAATGTCCGCCGCCGACGCCATCGCCAACGATCAGCCCAACGCCCACCAGCATGGCAAGCATGGTGGCTATTGTGACGTTCGACGGTCGCTCGCCGATCACGAACCATGCGAGGAGGGCCGCAAACATCGGATTGAAGGCGAGGATGAACACCACATTGGCGGCGCTGGTGTAATAGACCGCGAGGATGAAGGTGACAGTGCCGATACCGTAGAACAGGCCAACCCAGAGGCCGGTTGCGCCCGGCAGCAGCAGGCGCCATGGCTGTCCGCCCGCCCTGAGGACCAGCAGCAGGATAATGCCGACAGAAAGGGTGACGATATTGCGCAGGCCGAGGATCGACCAGGCTTCACCGCTGGAAAGACGGATGAGCGGGATGTCCATCGATAGCGCGAGGCCGCCGATGGTCGTCAGCAGGAGGCCCTTGCCATGGTCGGATAAGGCTGAAAATCCCATTCAGACAGCGTTGGGGTCGAGGGAGGCCGGGTCAAATCGTTCCCATCCGCGCGGGGTCAGATGCTCCTGCGGCTGGTAGCGCGTCTTGTAGTCCATCTTGCGAGAGCCGTTGACCCAGTATCCGAGGTAGACATGCGGCAGGCCGAGCAGCTTGGCGCGGCGGATATGGTCGAGGATCATGAAGGTGCCGAGCGAGCGCTTGTCGAGTGCTGGATTATAGTAAGAGTACACCATCGACAGGCCGTCGCTCATGACGTCGGTGAGGGCTGCGGCCATCAGTTCGCCTGTCGGACGCTCCTGCAGGCCAGAACCTTCCTCGCGGCGGCGATACTCGATTATGCGTGTATTGACATGGGTATCCTCGACCATGATGGCGTAGTCGAGCACCGTCATGTCGGACATACCACCCTGCTGGTGTCGGTCATCGAGATAACGGCGAAACAGCGAATATTGCTCGCTCGAGGGCTGGGCCGGAAATTCCGTTGCGATGATGTCCTCGTTTGTCGCCACGACGCGGTTCATGGATCGTGTCGCTTGGAACTCCTGGGCGAGGATACGCACGGAGACGCACGCACGGCACGCTTCGCAAGCCGGGCGATAGGCAATGTTCTGCGAGCGCCTGAAGCCGCCCTGGGTAAGGATGTCGTTCATCTCCGTGGCGCGTGCGCCGACCAGATGCGTGAACACCTTCCGCTCCATTTCGTGCGGCAGGTAAGGGCAGGCAGCCGGAGCGGTCAGATAGAACTGCGGAGATGGCGTTGTCTGCGTGTTCATCAGCCGAAAATCGACCTCTCGTCAGTCGTCAAAAGTGTGCCCGTTCAAGCATGGCGAAAGAATGCGAAACGTCAACACCGGTAATTGCTCCCGGGCTGACGTTTTGTCGCTTCTGCGAAACAAACTTCAATACTGCAAAGATATAGGCGCGACTTGCCTCAAATCGAGCGTACGGTCACCGTTCCGATCAGCAGGTCGTGCAGGAGCCTGCTGCGGTCGGTGAACAAGCCGACGAGCAGCACCAGCGGCGTCAGTACCGAGTTGAGGATCCAGAACAGCACGAGATGGACGATTGCCGTCATGAAATCGATGCGCTGCCCGTCGATGCGGCGCATGCCTATGCCGACCGAGCGCATGCCGAGTGACGCCTGCGCTGGTCCGCCGACAGTCATGCCGAAATACAAGCCTGCAACGATGACGAACAACGCCGGATAGAGGAAGAACCCGAGCCCAAGCGTGGCCACGGACACGATGAACAGCAGGATGCCGGCCGGAATGCACAGCAGGGCAACGATGAAGTAATCGAGGATGAACGCGAACACGCGGCGGCTGAGGACGCCGCTATAGGTGCGCCAGTCGTCCTGTACGGCGGGAATTGGGCTAGGGTTCAACGACATCATCGTGCTCCGCGTTTACGTCTGTAGAGATATGGTATGGCCGCCGGGAAATCGCAAGAGCACTGAGAAAACGGCCCCCGCCATGAGGGCGAGGATGAGGGGAGGCGGGAGACGCGCCGCAAACGAGGTCCTCCGTGCAGCAACGGGCATGCCCAATAGTGTCATCGCGGCGCCACAGCAATCACCTGCCCCTCCCGACAGCAGGTTGCTCTCACCTCTTGGCAAGCGCCTTGGCGACGTCGATGGCGAAATAGGTCAGGATGCCGTCGCATCCGGCGCGCTTGAAGGAGAGCAGGGTTTCCATCATGGCCCGGTCGCCGTCAATCCAGCCGTTCATCGCCGCCGCCTTGATCTGCGAGTATTCGCCAGACACCTGGTAGGCATAGGTCGGCAGGCCGAACGCCTCTTTCAGCCGCCAACAGATATCGAGATAGGGCAGGCCGGGCTTGACCATCAGCATGTCGGCGCCTTCCTCGACGTCCATCGCCGCCTCGCGCAGCGCTTCGGTGCCGTTGGCGGAGTCGATGTAATAGCTCTTCTTGTCGCCCTTCAGCAGGCTGCCCGTGTTGATCGCCTCGCGGTACGGGCCATAGAACGCGGAGGAAAACTTCGTCGCATAGGACATGATGCCGACCATCTGGTGGCCGTGCGCGTCCAGCGCGCGACGGATCGCGCCGATGCGGCCGTCCATCATGTCCGACGGGGCGATAATGTCGGCGCCGGCATCGGCCTGGACGATGGCCGCCCGGACGATCTGGTCAACCGTCTCGTCATTGATGATCTCGCCATCGCGGAGGATGCCGTCATGGCCATGGCTGGTGAAAGGGTCGAGCGCCACGTCGGTGATGATACCGATGTTGGGAACTTCCCTCTTGATGGCCCTGGTTGCGAGATTGATCAGGTTGTTCGCCTCAAGGCTCTGCGAGCCCGTCTGGTCGCGCAGTGCCATCTCGACGTCTGGAAAGGTGGCAATCGCCGGAATGCCGAGATCGGCGGCCGTCCTGGCGGCCTCGACCGCCTTGTCTATGGTCATGCGGTTGACCCCGGGCATGGCCGTGATCGGATCCACGATACCGGTACCGGGAATGAGAAAGATCGGCCAGATGAGATCGTCGACTGTCACCCGGTTTTCCTGCACCATGCGACGGGTCCAGTCGGCCTTGCGATTGCGGCGCATGCGCCGATGGCCGGTGATCTCGTCCACCAGGTGGGTCTTGTCCGACATGTCGGTCGTCCTTTATCTATGTCCTTGTATAGGCCGCTCATTAGCATGGTGGCGACACAAAATAAAACCAGACGAAAGGCCGCAGCCATCAAGCCGCTGGCGAGGTGCCAATTGCCTGCCTATGATTTGCCCATGAAACATGATTCTTCCGCCATCCCGAAACGCAGCGTCCTGGACATCCTGTTCATCGTCTTCTTGCGCCTGATCGCCGTGTCCTGCCTATGGTTCGGGCTGCAATACTGGTCGATGCTGGTGGGCTATTCGCTGGCTGGCCAGGGCCGCTTCGATTTGCTGAGTCTGCCCTGGAAGGTCGCCGGCGCAGGCCTTGCCGTCGTTTTTCCCGTTGCAGCCCTCGGCCTGTGGCTGACGGTGTCCTGGGGACCGGTGATCTGGCTCTGCGCTGCGGGCGGCCAAGCGCTTATGTACGGGGTTTGGCCGCAGATGTTCGGCAGCAATCCGCTGGTGATGATACTGCATGCCGCAGTGGTCATTCTCTACTGCGTTTTTCGCGTCATGCTCTACGTGGAGAAGCGGCAGCGCCGCAAAAGTGTAACCGTTGATTTACCCTGAGACACATCGGGCCTTTGGTAAGGTGCTGTTAAGCCTGCAGTTTAAGTAGAATTTTATGTGTATTCGATAGTGTCTGTCTCAAGGCGGGAAGAAAACCAACACCGCCAAACAAAACAGTGAGGCAGTCATCATGAACACGAAAATCAAGCCGCAGGCCGTGTCTCCCGCCCAGGACGTCAAGGTCGAAGCCATCCGCGATCTCTACATGGAATCGCTGCATCTGGTCGAGCGTCTCCACCGCCGTCTCCTCGATGTCATCAAGGACGAGTTCGACCGCCAGGGTCGCAGCGACGTCAACGCCATCCAGGCACTTCTGCTTTTCAACATCGGCAACTCGGAACTGACCGCCGGCGAACTTCGCTCACGCGGCTATTATCTGGGCTCGAACGTTTCCTATAACGTTAAGAAGCTCGTCGATCTCGGCTTCATCAATCACCAGCGCTCCCGTATCGACCGTCGCTCGGTCCGCATCAGCCTGACCGACAGCGGCCAGGACATTGCCGAGACTGTCGCCAAACTCTATGAGCGCCACATCGGCTCGATCGACAAGGTCGGCGGCATCGGCACCGACGAATTCACTCAGATGAACAAGCTCCTGCAGCGCCTCGACCGCTTCTGGAACGATAGCATCATGTACCGCTTGTAAAATCTGCCGGGCCGTTATCCCAGATGGCCCGACCGAGACCTCCAGTTGGTCATGAAGGTGCAATCATGCGGTGACGCGTGGTTGCACCTGCTGGCGTTTGTGCGGGGAAGACGAGGTCCCGATGGACTGCGACCGGCGGATCTACCTGTCAGATC from Rhizobium tumorigenes harbors:
- a CDS encoding DUF6163 family protein; this encodes MKHDSSAIPKRSVLDILFIVFLRLIAVSCLWFGLQYWSMLVGYSLAGQGRFDLLSLPWKVAGAGLAVVFPVAALGLWLTVSWGPVIWLCAAGGQALMYGVWPQMFGSNPLVMILHAAVVILYCVFRVMLYVEKRQRRKSVTVDLP
- a CDS encoding AbrB/MazE/SpoVT family DNA-binding domain-containing protein, producing the protein MNVIIRKIGNSEGVILPKEVLDRLGLKAGDQLALSTDNGNLQMRPIAEDISRQMDHAQRFMEKYKVALKKLAE
- a CDS encoding DMT family transporter, which encodes MGFSALSDHGKGLLLTTIGGLALSMDIPLIRLSSGEAWSILGLRNIVTLSVGIILLLVLRAGGQPWRLLLPGATGLWVGLFYGIGTVTFILAVYYTSAANVVFILAFNPMFAALLAWFVIGERPSNVTIATMLAMLVGVGLIVGDGVGGGHWLGDLLSAISALTTACAITIGRGSKRGMGFMPLLATVIPAAIGLSYALPSGLVVDHPFWILLDGGLMMPLAFWCLATGPRYLSGPEVAMFYLLETILAPVWIWMIFEETPRPMTLIGGSVMMVALASHSLWQARTKGRQAALAG
- a CDS encoding arginyltransferase, whose product is MNTQTTPSPQFYLTAPAACPYLPHEMERKVFTHLVGARATEMNDILTQGGFRRSQNIAYRPACEACRACVSVRILAQEFQATRSMNRVVATNEDIIATEFPAQPSSEQYSLFRRYLDDRHQQGGMSDMTVLDYAIMVEDTHVNTRIIEYRRREEGSGLQERPTGELMAAALTDVMSDGLSMVYSYYNPALDKRSLGTFMILDHIRRAKLLGLPHVYLGYWVNGSRKMDYKTRYQPQEHLTPRGWERFDPASLDPNAV
- the hemB gene encoding porphobilinogen synthase encodes the protein MSDKTHLVDEITGHRRMRRNRKADWTRRMVQENRVTVDDLIWPIFLIPGTGIVDPITAMPGVNRMTIDKAVEAARTAADLGIPAIATFPDVEMALRDQTGSQSLEANNLINLATRAIKREVPNIGIITDVALDPFTSHGHDGILRDGEIINDETVDQIVRAAIVQADAGADIIAPSDMMDGRIGAIRRALDAHGHQMVGIMSYATKFSSAFYGPYREAINTGSLLKGDKKSYYIDSANGTEALREAAMDVEEGADMLMVKPGLPYLDICWRLKEAFGLPTYAYQVSGEYSQIKAAAMNGWIDGDRAMMETLLSFKRAGCDGILTYFAIDVAKALAKR
- a CDS encoding MFS transporter, with product MSQIRPLIPLLVTAGILIGGNGLQATFISLRALHEGFSASTIGLVGTGYNIGFAIGCVYVTRIIRSIGHIRAFSALAAIASAASIAMVLLIVPWFWFSMRLVQGLCFAGLFAVVESWLNARVTNSNRARTLSVYRFVDLGSVTLAQYLIPSVGIDGFQLFAIISMALSLSLVPISFADRSSPGAPEAIRFDIKTLWRISPLATVGCVVVGLTNSVFRSLGPVYAQGIGLSVTGIATFMSVGIFAGIVLQYPLGAYSDRLDRRLIILVSSIGGLVGCLFLALVAGSSEWRNFIGIFMFGAFCMPLYSLCSAHANDHAAKGQHALVSAGTLFFWSVGAIVGPMFAAFMLDRFGPRVLFAYMAAVLFFFMLYTLQRMTVREGVPTERRRLRFRNLLRTSTYFNKLATPPSERDKQ
- the parC gene encoding DNA topoisomerase IV subunit A, which encodes MGQEILPPSGGGDDGILPIDLKAALEERYLAYALSTIMHRALPDVRDGLKPVHRRIIHAMSEMGIRANSSFKKSARIVGDVIGKFHPHGDQSVYDALVRLAQDFSQRYPIVDGQGNFGNIDGDSAAAYRYTEARMTDVATLLLEGIDQDAVDFRPTYNEEDSEPVVMPGAFPNLLANGTSGIAVGMATSIPPHNAHELCAAALHLIKHPDATVEDLMADPNNREKGGIEGPDLPTGGIIIDSRESIVEAYKTGRGGFRVRAKWAVEDLGRGGYQIVVTEIPFQVQKSRLIEKLAELLNARRLPLLEDVRDESAEDVRLILVPKSRTVDPTILMESIFKLSELENRIPLNMNVLSMGRIPRVMALNEVLLEWLAHRKDVLIRRSKFRLAAIDRRLEILGGLLIAYLNLDEVIRIIREEDEPKPALIARFGVTDIQAEAILNMRLRNLRKLEEFEIRTEFDALSKEKAEIEALLASDEKLWATIAWEIGEVRKKYAKATKLGARRTVFADAPDTDLEAIQQAMIEKEPVTIVISEKGWIRALKGHISDTSSLTFKEGDALRLAFPAQTTDKLLIVTTGGKAYTLGADKLPGGRGHGEPLRLIVEMENDQDVLTAFIHDPHRKLLIVSTEGNGFIVPEAEMAANTRKGKQIMNVSMPAEAKLLVPVKGNHLAVVGENRKMVVFPLAQIPEMSRGKGVRLQRYKDGGISDVRCFSLADGLTWADSAGRSFTRSKDDLIEWLGDRGAAGRAVPKGFPRSGKFSG
- a CDS encoding type II toxin-antitoxin system death-on-curing family toxin, with product MEIIFLGRSLVEELHRMQIERFGGASGLRDEGMLESALARPINKESYGCDDIFELAAAYIFGLVKNHAFIDGNKRIGIVAAAVFLMENGFEIETTDVNLYTFVLGIAAGEIDEDGATRFLRDMSVPLPE
- the aspS gene encoding aspartate--tRNA ligase — protein: MHRYRSHTCAALSKSDVGSTVRISGWVHRVRDHGGLLFVDLRDHYGMTQIVVDPDSPAFKQAELVRGEWVIRVDGLVKARTEDTVNKTMPTGEIELYAQEIEILSVAKELPLPVFGEPDYPEDVRLKYRFLDLRRETLHKNIVKRSQIISDIRNRMTSAGFGEYTTPILTASSPEGARDFLVPSRIHPGTFFALPQAPQQYKQLLMVAGFDRYFQIAPCFRDEDPRADRLPGEFYQLDMEMSFVTQEDVWDTMAPIMTSVFEQFAEGKPVTKDWPRIPYDVSIRKYGSDKPDLRNPIEMQAVTEHFAGSGFKVFAGMIASNPKVEVWAIPAKTGGSRAFCDRMNVWAQSLGQPGLGYIFWKEEDGKIVGAGPLAKNIGEERTEALRVQLGLEAGDASFFVAGEPAKFYKFAGEARTKAGEDLNLVDRDRFELCWIIDFPFYEWSEEEKKVDFAHNPFSMPQGGLEALQTQDPLSLKAYQYDAVCNGFEIASGSIRNQSPEAMVKAFELVGLSQTDVEERFGGMYRAFQYGAPPHGGCAFGIDRVVMLLLGAKNLREITLFPMNQQAQDLLMNAPSPAAPKQLMELSLRVIPPIKKD
- a CDS encoding RDD family protein, with product MSLNPSPIPAVQDDWRTYSGVLSRRVFAFILDYFIVALLCIPAGILLFIVSVATLGLGFFLYPALFVIVAGLYFGMTVGGPAQASLGMRSVGIGMRRIDGQRIDFMTAIVHLVLFWILNSVLTPLVLLVGLFTDRSRLLHDLLIGTVTVRSI
- the ldtR gene encoding transcriptional regulator LdtR, producing the protein MNTKIKPQAVSPAQDVKVEAIRDLYMESLHLVERLHRRLLDVIKDEFDRQGRSDVNAIQALLLFNIGNSELTAGELRSRGYYLGSNVSYNVKKLVDLGFINHQRSRIDRRSVRISLTDSGQDIAETVAKLYERHIGSIDKVGGIGTDEFTQMNKLLQRLDRFWNDSIMYRL